One Formosa agariphila KMM 3901 genomic window, AAATACTGCAAAATATCTGCATGAATACAGTAAAGGCGACGAAGCAGGTTTCAGTAATCTAACAGAATTATTAGTTGCTATTGAAGGGTTTAATGGCATGCACTTTAAACAAGAACCAATTTCAGAGCATAGTACAACTCTAGAACCTATGCCATCCATTAACATAGAGATGGAGGTTGTTGAAATCAACCAAAAATATGTCGATGCAGTACTTCATAATTTAGAAAATTATAGAACATCCGGTAATTGTGACACGGCACTTTTACAACCGCTAGATGAGAAAATAGAAGAATTTAAAACTTGGTTAGCTGATGATAAAACAGGAATAGAATCCAAATTTACCCAAGTGCTTTATATGACCTTACTCGATACCAATTTAGCGCCCGGAACAACATCCGAAACCTACGGGAATCTTTGCAGAAGTATATTTGTACATCTAGTAAAAGACACAAAAATGGCACCTTCGTACGCCATGGGATTACAAGCGATGGCAAATTCCGGTGCGTATTCAGAACACCTAAAAACCGCTTTATTAGAGGTTGTTCACCAGTTAAAAGCTTAAAACATGACACAAGATATCACACCCGAAATTCAAGACCAATTAAACTTATCGGCTTTGATTTTAAAGAAAAATCATAAACATGCCGACTTAACAAGTTGGTCTGGTTTTGACTTAGAAAACGACATGCAAGTGAAACAAGCCAAACGGCTTTTAAACCTGTACGGTATAAAATCTGGTTTGCATTTACGCAATAGTTTACAACGTTATGAAAGCGGACAAATGGTCTCACATAAGTTCGAAAAACTAGCTTTAGAGTTTCGTATGAGTACCACAACCGACTTTGATGCCAAATACAATGCCGAAGAAAACCCGAGTACAAAAGGCATCTATAAAATGGTGTGGAAATACCGTTTCAGCCTAAAGAAAGAGAAACTTATTGGTTACGAAATGGCATATTATATTTTTCAAATGCGTTTGGGTCACGTTTTAGGTTTTATAGACACAGACGAAATGATTTTACGTTTAGAAGAAGCGCATGACACCGTTAAGTCGACTTTTTCTAGCTGGGGAGATTTTCACCGAAATGTGTGTTTGGGAGACGAATACGTATTAGGAACAACAGAACAAGATATGAGTAAATTTCCTGGAACAGAAACGTTATGGGAATGCTACCAACGTTTACATATAGAACACGCCGATTGGTTTAAAACATGGAAAAAATGAGGTTATCAAGACAAGAGGTTATAGCGCATATTGAGCGTGCAGAAGAACTGTATAAAGCCAATCTTTATATGCATTTACAACCTCATATACGTGCTATACAAGACAATTCTGAAGCTATAGAAGATAGGTATGCAGACCTTGCCAGATATTATCGCATTTACATGCTGTATCTTGGTGCTTATGAAGAGATGAATATAGAGGTCCTACAATCTTATTTAGTAGGATTGGAAAACATAAATCACGTTGAAGCTTCAGATTACGAATATGTGTGTAGCCACTATAAACAATGTGACGAATCGGTATATCAAAAAGCAGTTATGTTATATCCGTATAACGACACATTGCACTTGCATTATGCCTTAAAATTACAATTTGAAAACCGTTTTAATGAAGCCATTCTTATTCTGAAATACGTTTTAGAATGTTATCCTGGGCTTACAGAAGCACGTCTGTTACTTTGGGATATCGAATCGGCTCAATTAGAACACTTATGCACATCTACAGAAGATGCCGATTGTTACGAGCTGTTAGATTTAGCATCAGCTACACATAATAAAACCGTTTTAAAAGGGTTACAATTAGATGAACGTTTAGACCAAGCCAGTCACAATTTAGCACGTATTCAAGTGGATTTATGGGAACGTAAAGCTTCTGAAAATCAAAAGCAATGGGTTTCGGAATGGCGACTTCTAGAATTAAATCTTACCACGCGTATTTTATTAGCAGATTATGCAAAATCTTTTATGAAGTACGATATGGTATCGCAAATTTTAAGCGCACCAAGCGAACCAAAATTCCCCGAAGAAGTATATAGTACTTTCGAGGATTATCAAGCCTATATGCAAGCCTTAGCAAACTCGGGTTGGCAATTGGCACAGCATCAATATGTATTGATAGGAAATTCGTCATACTATTTTTCAAAAAACAAAAAAACAATAGAAATTTGTGTCGAACGTGGCTTGGCTTTAAATCCTAATAATCCAATATTACTAGTCTTAAAAGCAAAGTCTTTTTTCTTTAATTTAAATTATCAAGAAACCGGACAAGCCTATCACGAAGCCTATAGAAACGGACTCCGAATGAGTGAATATTTGTTTTACTTATTAGAAGTGAATAGTCGTATAGAAAGCTGGCAAGGCATATTGGATATCGTGGTACAATTTCATAGACGAAAAACGCCAACGCTTAAAACCTTATTTTTTCAGGCCCGTGCCTTAGTGAAATTAGGACGATTCGATGAAGCTCATGACGTGATTAATGAAGCCCTTAACGATTTTCCGTTACCACCACATTCTTATGCCCCTTGGTTGTATAATTTGCGTATGATTATCCATAAACATAATCAAAATTTTACAGCGTTTTTTGAAGATATGTACTCCGAAATTAATTTTTATGAGATTGGAGATTCAGACTATTGTAGCACCATGAATATGTGTGTAGAAGCTCTTATAGAAATGGGCGATTACAAAGAAGCGCATAAATATGCGATTTATAATTACGAGCAAGAACAATTGGCACCCGAATTATATACTGTATTTCAGTGGATTTGTTTTTACGATTACTTACCAAAACCAGACGATTTACCTGCCGTTAGCGCGGAAGATTTAATAGACCAGCCCACAACATTTTTAGAATACAGAAACAATGGGTTTATGCATTGGATGTTAGGCGATAACACTGCCGCTTCTACTAATTTACAAATGGCATCTACCCTAGCCACTAACAAAGCCTATTATTTAAAATTAGCATTATCGTGTGCAAACGAAGGTTTTGGTGATATTGAACCTGCCATTACACTCTGTGAAACCATTCAAAGCCAAGTGCCTCAAGCTCAAGACTGGAAATTAGGTTATGATTATGCAAATTTGTTACATCAAGAACAACGATACCACGAAAGTTATGAGGCCTTTGAAAAGCTCCTGCAAAACTATCCAGATTATTCTTTTTTTCAATTCGAAAAAGACGAATATCACGTCTTGTTAAAAGTGTTAAAAGAGGCTTCTAAAGGTATCGGACATATAGAAGATTACACCAAATACAACGCCATGTTTTTAAGTAAAGACCAACCCGCTGAGAATGCTATTTTAGAACATTTAGAGATTGCAACTTCAACTTGTAATGACGACTTGTTTTTACGACATAATTTACTAGAACGCGTTTGTAAACTGGATATCGAATTTGAAAATAACGAGCTTGAAACGTTAAAAGAAATCAAATCTAGAATAAGAAATGCATATTTCGCTTAAAGGTATTAAGTTTACCTATTTATTTAAATGAAGCTGATTACAAAACATCATATTCTAACAGTAGTCGTATTCTTCGGACTAATTAATCTTGCGCTGTCTCAAACTTCCGACAGTACACCAGGTATAGATGCTCTAGCCAAAGAATACTACGAAAACGTAAATATTAATCCACAAATTGCAAAGAAAGCTGCTACCGATTGGCTAAAAGAGAGCAAAAAGCAGAATATAGAACTTCAAGAAGTAAGGGCACTTTATGCCTTGGGAAACCTAAGTAATATAATTGGAGATTATAAAAGCACCATTTCCTATACCAATGAAACCATTGCTTTACTTCATAAACTTAAAATTGAAAAGGGTTTAGCAGCTTGTTATAATATTATTGCATCGGCTTATAAATACTTGGGAGATTACCCTAAAGCTATTGACAATTTTATGGAATGTTTGAGTTATTCTGAAAAGACGAATAATAAAGTTCAAGAAGCCAATGCGTATCAAAATATAGCAACCCTGTATTTGCTTCAAAAAGAGTATAAGAAAGCAGCTGAAAATCTTGATCGCGCCGCAAATTTGTATCGTGAAATTGGAGACGATGATGGCGTCTTGACCACCTTATTTAATTTTGCTAATATTTTAAAAGAAGAAGGCAAATTTGATCAAGCCCGAACCCATTACCAAACGGTTTTAGGCTATAGAGAAAAAGAAGGCAATAAAGCCGTTGTGGCTTACGTAAATATTAATCTTGCACAAATGCTCGTAGAAGAAGGCCGCTGTGAAGAGGCTGTAGTTGCTTTAAAGAAAACATTAGCGCTCTTAGAAGAAATTCAGTTTACATCAGATATTACCATCGTATTGAATGATTTGGGCTTGTGCGAAACCAAATTAGGACACACAAAATCGGCAATACATTATTTTCAACGTGCCTTAGCCATAGGTGAAGAACAATCTTTATTAAGATACAATTCCGATATTTATAAAAACTTAGCACAGTTGTATCAAGATGACGGCAATTATAAAAAAGCATTAGAGTATTACCAAAAAGGAGTTACTACAATTGCGGATCAAAATTCCTTAGATAAAGAAAAATACGTTGCTAACATTCAGGAACGTTACGAAACGCAATTAAAAGAAGCGCGCATACAACTCCTTGAAAAAGAACAAAAATTAAGTGATGCCGAATTGCAAAAAGCAGAACTTAAAGTGAAACGTCAGCGCCTCATTAGAAATGTGTTTATCATTGGATTTATACTGGTATTACTAACCTTAATTGTTCTGAGATTATTATACATTCAGCGTTTACGGGTGCAAAAAGAGTTGGGTGTTCAGCAAGAAGAAAACGCAAAACAGAAAATTAATCAGATGATGAACGATCATAAATTATCTGTTATTGAGCGTTATCAAGAAGGTCAGGACCAAGAACGCGAACGGTTTGCAAGAGAGATTCACGATGGTATTGGAAGTGACTTGGCCGGAATACGGATTGCTTTTGAGCATTATGCCGAAAATCACGAAGACAAATCGCAGTCTAAGCGTATTTCTAATGCCATAAACAATGCGTGTATCGATGTACGTAGTTTGTCGCATCAGCTACATCCACTACCCTTTTCTAAAATTGGATTTACGAGTTTTTTAAGTGATTTTATTAGTCAGATTACTCAAAAATCAGACATAGACATTAAGACGTATTTCTTCCCCGAAGAAGACATCGATCAGTTACCTCAAGATGTATTAGCCGATGCTTACCGCATTGTACAAGAATTAATTAATAATATTTTAAAACATGCTGAAGCCTCTCACGTCGATGTACAGCTTACGCGACATACCGATCATTTAAACATTGTAATTAATGATGATGGTAAAGGGTTTCAAAAGAACAAAAAACATGGAATTGGACTCCGAAATATTAAAGAACGTTTACAAAAAGTAAAAGGTTCTTTAGACATTGATAGTAGTCCTGGACATGGAACGTCTATTACCATAGATATTCCCCTAAAATAATAATTATGAAGAAAATAAACATCATAATAGCAGACGACCACTTAATGTTTCTTGAAGGTATTAATACCATTTTAAGCGACATGGAAGAAATTGGCGACGTGCATTTGGCCACCGAAGGCAAACAAGTGGTTCGCTTACTAAATCAGTTTGAAATTGGTTTAATAATAAGTGATATTAGCATGCCAAAAATGGATGGTATTGAATTGCTTACCGAAATTAAAAAGAAGCATAGTCATGTTAAAATTATTATGTTAAGCATGTTAGATAATCACAGGACAGTGCATAAAGTGATTCAGAAAGGTGCCGATGGATTTGTGCCTAAATTTACCAGTAAAGAGGAATTACAAAAAGCAGTTCGAACGGTTTTAGGTAACGAACAGTATTTCTCCGAGGTGATTAAACAACGTTATATGGAAAGTGTTTTTGAACGTAAAAAATATAAAAACATAGAATTGTCGCCTCGCGAAAAAGAGGTTTTATCCTTGTTAGGAGACGAGTTAACTTCTAAAGAAATTTCAGAAAAATTATTTATTTCGGTGAACACCGTAGAGACGCATAGAAAAAATATTCTTTTAAAAACAGGCTCTAAAACCACAACCGGAGCCGTTAAATATGCCATAGAATCTGGTTTATTTGACTAATACAAAACTTAAAAGCAACGCGCATTATTTAGTTCTAATACCCTCCGCTTCTATAGTACTTATAATTTGTTTTAATTCTTCACTATACGACGTGGTATCATTCTCGTCGGTTAATAACTCGCCACGATATATAAATTTAGTATCTAAATCAAAGTACACCACATAAATTCCTGTTTGCGGGTTTTTCCATTTACCATTTCCGTTATTTACAATGCGCTTATCTTCTAAATACTGTATCCAAGCCCCTCTAGACAAAGTAGATTTATCCATATAAATTTTGCTGTTTTCATTCGTTTTAAAATATGGATACGGCCCTTTTAATTTAGCATGTATATGTTCTAAAACCATGGTTTTTAAGCTTTCAAATCCTTCCGCCTTTTCGGATAAAAACATAGGGTTCTGGATCCGTTTACTATCTTCCATATCTAACGGGATGATTACAAAACCATCAGGATGACTAGCAGTTTTAACGAGTAAACGAAATTGATAGCCTGTGTTTAACGTTTCATAAGATTGATTTAACCGATCTATAAAACGTGGTACCAGATCTTCTAAGACTTCAGGTTTTACATCCTCGTTAAAATTCAGCTCAATAGATTCTGTTGCAAAAGTTATTTCAGGAATTTCATCTTTAAAATCGGCTTTAACAGCTTGTCTCGTTTCATAACGTATTACAGCGTCTTTGTACAAATCATCTACCGTCATATTATCAGAACTAGGATACATGGGTAGGGTATCGTTTTCTAATATATGTTTCAGATTAAGGTGCGTATAAAATGCTATTTCAGGAATCTCCTTATCATAAATAAGCATGCCGTACATATTAGGATCCATAGTTGCCGCGTTAAAAAACAGTGTTAAATCACTATAGCCAAGTTTACCATCATATTTTTGTTGCAGATAGTCTTCTAAATTTTGAACTGCTTTTTTTTTTGGTATCCCGATATAATTCGCACAACCTGCAACTATAAGCAGGACGATTAAAATGCATATAACAGATAAAATTGTAATCTTCATAATACTCTAGTCTATCATATAAATGTAGAGCAATATTCATACTAGGCCCTCACTGAATTCCGTGAGTTTAAATATTCCCGTAAAGACGGTGTTTTTCCGCCAATGGGTTACAATATCTTTGAGGAAATAATTAAACAAAAAAACCTCAAATCATGGGATTACAAGAAAAAAGAGCAGCTAAATCTATAGAAGATCAATATTTAGGAGAGTACCAAAAAGAAATTAATGAGCTTGTAGGTAAGGAATTGCCAATTAATATTAACTGGGATACGTTTGAAATGGATTTTATAAAATTTGTACCAAGCGTATGTTTACAACGTCTTACAGATGGAATTAAATTGGTTTGTAAAGACGATATGGGAAAAGAAGCTATGGCAGAAAGTGTAAATTCTATTGAAGTATACTGTATTCCGAATGAAGGTGCCGAAGCAAACAAAGAATTAAAATTAGAAGATGGTGTATTTTCTTTAACAGCATGTTGGGGTGGTCATCATAGTGGTTATTTTATAGACTTAACCATCCGTGAATATTTAGAAAATAACTTATAGTATTACACAATTGTAAAGATTAATCTAATCCAACCAAAAAGGGAAAGCCTAATACGCTTTCCCTTTTTGTATTCCTGAATAATTTTGTAATCCCCCTAAAAACGGACATAAAAAAGCCTTTAAGACATGTATCTTAAAGGCTTTTTCTATGATGATATATTGTGAGCTTAATTTAGTTTTACATCGTTTAAAACGACCCCTGTTAAAATCGCATTAAAGTAATAATCTTGAGACTGTACATTATTCTCTGAAAATGATTGGCTGTAATTATGAATTATAGCATTATCAAACACAAAACTTACAACAGGTTGCTCTTGGTTTTGGTAATAAATTTTTAAACTTCCAGACCATTCACCTGGTTTATGAGATAACCATTCTAAAAATAGCGTACTCATCTCGTTTCTCATCGCTCCAGATAAATTTACGTCTAAGCCTCGTTCTTGTTCTTCGTTTGGATAGTATGTAGACGAAAAGTTGTAATCACATTGCGAAAGCTTAAATAACTCTTCTGTATGTTCGTCTTTTTTAATTCTTAATTCGATACGCTGAATTACGTTTAATTCTGTCATGATTTCTATTTTTTAATTATAGTTTAAAGTCCTTTCTCTATTAAGCTTTGTAATGTTATGGCCTTAGGAAAACTTTTTAATCCTTTAGTTATATCTATAGTAAGAGCAACGACGTTTTTATTTAAAGTAGATGTGTTTTTATTACCTAAGGCGAATTCTACTGTTGAAATTGCAGCTGTAAACGCTTCTTTTGCTAAATGATCTGAAGCGATCTTAGAAAGTGTTTCCTTTAGTAACGATATTACTTTTGAAGCATAATACTTATCCAGATCTTCTGGAGTTCCGTCATGTTTATACATAATTGAAATATCTTTCCCTAACGCATCCTTAAATTCTAATTCTAACGCTTTAATATCTTTTTTAAGCTGAAGTCCGGTAGGGATTTCACTAGAATCCGGAGTAAAAGGAATCTTGCCTTTAGATAATAGGTAGCCGTACTTGTTTATATTACTCAAAGAAATAGACGAGATTGTATGCACAGCTATATATTGAAATTGGGCATCTCGATCGTAAATATCACATAAGAAAACCACCTTCTTTTCTGCATCATAGTTTACAAAAAAACCAGTTGCACTGTCACCATGTGTGCAAATCGTTACTTTAGGCATACGAGGGCGGTCTTCTTTTCGTTCTATATCTGCTATCTCTTGAAGTATATTTATAACCTCATTAGTATCTAATACAGGTAATTGTAACATTGTTTTATAATCCATATTTGAAATCTTTAATTATAATTACAAATTTGGAGTAAAACCCTAATTTTTTTCTAACCGTTTTCAGTGATATTTACAAATAGTTTATTTGAAGTGAGTAGGAAGTCCAATTTAAACATCTAACTTAAATTCTTTTAACCTAAGTAATAAAGCATTATTATATCACTACTTAGGCACTAAATAAATCAACTACAGCTTATTGGTTGTACTTGAAAACTCTAATTAGATTTTCTTAATTCATGATTGTACTGTAAAATCTGATAATCATGATGAAGTTTTAATGACGTTAAAGTCACCTGCATGTGCGATGGCAGGAATGATTGTAGATGAAGTTATAGAACGGATAATGGAATTAAGTTTTATGAAAGAAACGACTGTAAATTAACATGGGAACCAACTTGGGATAAAGCTTTAGTGAGTAATGATGCCTTAC contains:
- a CDS encoding DUF1266 domain-containing protein, producing the protein MTQDITPEIQDQLNLSALILKKNHKHADLTSWSGFDLENDMQVKQAKRLLNLYGIKSGLHLRNSLQRYESGQMVSHKFEKLALEFRMSTTTDFDAKYNAEENPSTKGIYKMVWKYRFSLKKEKLIGYEMAYYIFQMRLGHVLGFIDTDEMILRLEEAHDTVKSTFSSWGDFHRNVCLGDEYVLGTTEQDMSKFPGTETLWECYQRLHIEHADWFKTWKK
- a CDS encoding tetratricopeptide repeat protein is translated as MRLSRQEVIAHIERAEELYKANLYMHLQPHIRAIQDNSEAIEDRYADLARYYRIYMLYLGAYEEMNIEVLQSYLVGLENINHVEASDYEYVCSHYKQCDESVYQKAVMLYPYNDTLHLHYALKLQFENRFNEAILILKYVLECYPGLTEARLLLWDIESAQLEHLCTSTEDADCYELLDLASATHNKTVLKGLQLDERLDQASHNLARIQVDLWERKASENQKQWVSEWRLLELNLTTRILLADYAKSFMKYDMVSQILSAPSEPKFPEEVYSTFEDYQAYMQALANSGWQLAQHQYVLIGNSSYYFSKNKKTIEICVERGLALNPNNPILLVLKAKSFFFNLNYQETGQAYHEAYRNGLRMSEYLFYLLEVNSRIESWQGILDIVVQFHRRKTPTLKTLFFQARALVKLGRFDEAHDVINEALNDFPLPPHSYAPWLYNLRMIIHKHNQNFTAFFEDMYSEINFYEIGDSDYCSTMNMCVEALIEMGDYKEAHKYAIYNYEQEQLAPELYTVFQWICFYDYLPKPDDLPAVSAEDLIDQPTTFLEYRNNGFMHWMLGDNTAASTNLQMASTLATNKAYYLKLALSCANEGFGDIEPAITLCETIQSQVPQAQDWKLGYDYANLLHQEQRYHESYEAFEKLLQNYPDYSFFQFEKDEYHVLLKVLKEASKGIGHIEDYTKYNAMFLSKDQPAENAILEHLEIATSTCNDDLFLRHNLLERVCKLDIEFENNELETLKEIKSRIRNAYFA
- a CDS encoding tetratricopeptide repeat-containing sensor histidine kinase, whose translation is MKLITKHHILTVVVFFGLINLALSQTSDSTPGIDALAKEYYENVNINPQIAKKAATDWLKESKKQNIELQEVRALYALGNLSNIIGDYKSTISYTNETIALLHKLKIEKGLAACYNIIASAYKYLGDYPKAIDNFMECLSYSEKTNNKVQEANAYQNIATLYLLQKEYKKAAENLDRAANLYREIGDDDGVLTTLFNFANILKEEGKFDQARTHYQTVLGYREKEGNKAVVAYVNINLAQMLVEEGRCEEAVVALKKTLALLEEIQFTSDITIVLNDLGLCETKLGHTKSAIHYFQRALAIGEEQSLLRYNSDIYKNLAQLYQDDGNYKKALEYYQKGVTTIADQNSLDKEKYVANIQERYETQLKEARIQLLEKEQKLSDAELQKAELKVKRQRLIRNVFIIGFILVLLTLIVLRLLYIQRLRVQKELGVQQEENAKQKINQMMNDHKLSVIERYQEGQDQERERFAREIHDGIGSDLAGIRIAFEHYAENHEDKSQSKRISNAINNACIDVRSLSHQLHPLPFSKIGFTSFLSDFISQITQKSDIDIKTYFFPEEDIDQLPQDVLADAYRIVQELINNILKHAEASHVDVQLTRHTDHLNIVINDDGKGFQKNKKHGIGLRNIKERLQKVKGSLDIDSSPGHGTSITIDIPLK
- a CDS encoding response regulator transcription factor: MKKINIIIADDHLMFLEGINTILSDMEEIGDVHLATEGKQVVRLLNQFEIGLIISDISMPKMDGIELLTEIKKKHSHVKIIMLSMLDNHRTVHKVIQKGADGFVPKFTSKEELQKAVRTVLGNEQYFSEVIKQRYMESVFERKKYKNIELSPREKEVLSLLGDELTSKEISEKLFISVNTVETHRKNILLKTGSKTTTGAVKYAIESGLFD